One segment of uncultured Tolumonas sp. DNA contains the following:
- a CDS encoding transglutaminase-like cysteine peptidase translates to MWSSTILANFRRFQCALLLLLGALLTVGIYPTILADVLDAKDRQLADLVQEKYGSRAARRVIDWRLLVQRARAEKWNQQQALEATNRFFNRQIFIDDIKLWGQPDYWASPVEFLAAGGGDCEDFSIAKYFTLREMGLSDESMRLIYVKAIRYNQFHMVVANYATPASMPVILDNLDPAIKPANLRTDLIPIYSFNGSHLWLMKAKGQGQLAGNSDRLSLWTDLQKRFNTQHMNRPILNLDN, encoded by the coding sequence ATGTGGTCATCGACCATATTAGCTAATTTTCGACGGTTTCAATGCGCCTTATTATTACTATTAGGCGCATTGTTAACTGTTGGCATTTATCCAACTATTCTTGCTGATGTTCTTGATGCGAAAGATCGGCAGTTAGCTGATTTAGTTCAGGAAAAATATGGTTCAAGAGCTGCTCGTCGAGTCATCGATTGGCGGCTGCTTGTGCAGCGAGCTCGCGCTGAAAAATGGAATCAGCAGCAAGCATTAGAAGCAACAAATCGCTTTTTTAATCGGCAAATATTTATTGATGATATTAAGTTATGGGGGCAACCAGATTACTGGGCTTCTCCCGTGGAGTTTCTTGCTGCAGGTGGCGGGGACTGTGAAGACTTTAGCATTGCCAAGTACTTTACGTTACGAGAAATGGGATTATCAGATGAAAGCATGCGGCTGATCTATGTTAAAGCAATTCGCTATAATCAGTTTCATATGGTAGTTGCAAATTATGCAACACCAGCATCAATGCCAGTAATATTAGATAACCTTGATCCCGCAATTAAACCCGCCAATTTACGAACTGACTTAATTCCAATATATAGCTTTAATGGTAGTCATCTATGGTTGATGAAGGCAAAAGGCCAAGGCCAGTTGGCAGGAAACTCAGATCGATTGAGTTTATGGACCGATCTACAAAAAAGATTCAACACTCAGCATATGAACCGACCAATTTTAAATTTGGATAACTAA